Proteins from a genomic interval of Terriglobales bacterium:
- a CDS encoding PilZ domain-containing protein — MQATALLVSDDLILRSEIKPVLYEASIACQCCEITSFDRVISRGKVECILLDICDPAKFSDVITKLRAEKFNRYAIVLALADDAHRAALSKISGVNFFISKSAQLLPELRQALNSARALIMHEKRRYCRHPVDLVAEVFCNGQAARVKMIDLSARGACLDCNGIPVNKTLQLAFVLPGMSQRLEIGATVAWTKGTTVGAEFTSVTGDSDRALKAWLREREAESPALSWR; from the coding sequence ATGCAGGCCACAGCCCTACTCGTATCCGACGACCTGATTCTGCGCAGCGAGATAAAGCCAGTGCTGTACGAGGCCAGTATTGCCTGTCAGTGTTGTGAGATTACGAGCTTTGATCGTGTAATTTCACGCGGCAAGGTTGAATGTATTTTGCTCGACATCTGTGATCCGGCGAAGTTTTCGGATGTGATAACGAAGCTGAGAGCTGAAAAATTCAATCGCTATGCCATCGTTCTGGCGCTTGCTGACGATGCGCACCGAGCGGCTCTGTCCAAGATTTCAGGTGTGAACTTCTTCATTTCCAAGTCTGCGCAGCTCTTGCCCGAATTGAGGCAAGCGCTTAATTCGGCGCGCGCACTGATCATGCATGAAAAGCGCCGTTATTGTCGTCATCCAGTCGATCTAGTTGCGGAAGTGTTCTGCAACGGACAAGCTGCGCGCGTCAAAATGATTGACCTGAGTGCTCGAGGAGCGTGCCTTGACTGCAATGGTATCCCGGTGAACAAGACGTTGCAGCTTGCGTTTGTTCTCCCCGGAATGAGCCAGAGACTCGAAATCGGTGCGACCGTGGCATGGACAAAAGGTACGACAGTTGGAGCTGAATTTACGAGTGTAACCGGCGACTCCGACAGAGCTCTGAAGGCGTGGTTGCGAGAGAGAGAAGCTGAATCTCCGGCTCTTTCTTGGCGTTAA
- a CDS encoding glycosyltransferase — MKICYVSTFPPSERMLNEYAFHIVRTVKDDASNSITVLADEQQGPVRELDGFNVVRTWQFNSLSNPFRILAKVRELKPDVVWFNLLFATFGNQLNPAAAFSGLLAPALVRTAGYQTHITLHHLMDHVNLEDAGVRNQFLYRLAGWAATKALLQADSVTVLLPGYRRTLVEKYKAKNAYFSPHGIFCSRPEPPTMERRGNPEHRLLALGHWGTYKRLEMLMDTFPQIAAKIPNAKLIVAGCDHPITPGYIESIAQKYRHDSRIEFAGYIPEEQIPELFRTTSLLLMPYSSSTGSSGVAHQAAEYGVPIVCADLPEFREMGEQEGLAIQFYDANNSSSFVDSVVDLLNSRSRLEEMSRRNYHAAERMTLPFIVQGYLELFRNSMRKNSRTRGFAEPAVVRSPGVAPSESDTTAQAFD, encoded by the coding sequence ATGAAAATCTGTTACGTGAGCACCTTTCCTCCAAGCGAGAGAATGCTGAATGAATATGCGTTTCACATCGTCAGAACGGTTAAAGACGATGCTTCGAACAGCATCACAGTTCTGGCCGACGAGCAGCAAGGCCCAGTTCGGGAACTTGACGGATTCAATGTAGTCCGCACCTGGCAGTTCAACAGCCTTTCCAACCCGTTTCGAATTCTTGCCAAGGTTCGCGAGCTCAAGCCGGACGTAGTCTGGTTCAATCTTTTGTTTGCAACGTTTGGGAATCAACTAAATCCAGCCGCGGCATTTTCGGGTTTGCTCGCGCCAGCGCTCGTACGTACCGCTGGATATCAGACTCACATCACTTTGCATCACCTGATGGACCACGTAAACCTCGAGGACGCGGGTGTGCGCAACCAATTTCTCTATCGACTCGCCGGGTGGGCGGCAACTAAGGCGCTGCTTCAGGCAGATTCCGTGACCGTTCTTTTGCCAGGTTATCGGAGAACCTTAGTCGAGAAGTACAAAGCTAAAAATGCTTATTTCAGTCCACATGGCATCTTCTGCTCGCGTCCCGAGCCACCTACTATGGAACGACGCGGCAATCCGGAACACCGCCTTCTCGCACTCGGACACTGGGGTACCTACAAGCGCCTTGAGATGCTAATGGACACCTTTCCTCAGATTGCCGCTAAAATTCCCAATGCAAAACTGATCGTAGCGGGCTGCGATCATCCCATCACTCCGGGATACATCGAATCCATCGCGCAGAAGTATCGACATGATTCCCGCATCGAGTTTGCTGGATACATTCCTGAAGAGCAGATTCCAGAGCTATTCCGGACTACCTCTCTGTTGCTGATGCCGTATTCTTCCTCGACCGGATCGAGCGGAGTTGCTCATCAGGCAGCCGAGTACGGGGTGCCGATTGTCTGCGCTGATCTACCCGAGTTCCGTGAGATGGGGGAACAAGAGGGACTGGCAATTCAGTTCTACGATGCAAACAACAGCTCTTCTTTTGTTGATAGCGTCGTCGACCTGCTCAATTCGCGCTCGCGTCTAGAAGAAATGTCCCGCAGAAATTATCACGCGGCAGAGCGCATGACGTTACCCTTCATTGTCCAAGGCTATCTTGAGCTCTTCAGGAACAGCATGCGAAAGAACAGTCGAACACGCGGGTTCGCGGAACCTGCCGTAGTCCGATCCCCAGGCGTCGCTCCTTCTGAGTCAGACACCACGGCGCAGGCATTCGATTAG
- a CDS encoding tetratricopeptide repeat protein: MLLLPGTLMLLVSFAHAQTVEIDGQRVELSPKAPKASVPRSASRSSGANSTANTVFGWGSNIGVARETRAAGQALKSGNFSEALFFAQQAANSSSRDPNSWFLLGYAARLAERTQLSIDAYNHGLQLQPGSIDGLSGLAQTYIKAGNTEEAKRLLVRILAAAPKRENELLMAGELFLQSGDGEQALSFLRRAESMHQSPRTEILTATAFMRLKKPDGARAMLERAKSHAAGSPEVARAFAAYYREARNYPAAIQALSAIPNKSADLIAELAWTYQLSGDNLKSAQTYSLAADADPKNVHYQLETASAWLALDKIETATRYLDRVARLNPNHYRLHAIRAEIARTQGRDMEAMHEYELALANLPESVPEGPLYPLELRMSLANLYESAKDDPSRKQQMDLAWNSILKLDIQGADRPEFLRLRAAIQAGRGEAAGAEHDYKEALVLAPKNSQILLGYAALLWRIDRKTDARQMFAAVLKVDGKNRYAMMSLGYLARDFRENREAERYFNRVASLYPKDYEPYLALGDLYVAERKYEAAESNYETAYKLSPGMALIVAGGANNGIEWHRLDLAGAWLNRAVGAMNDEPHVMRERERYLTWTGKYEESAAIGRKVIQFLPNDRDAAVYLGYDLYNLGRYDELLQLTSKYEVILPKEANFPLLSGYVKKHRELLPQAIDDFTRAMQRDPQMVEAYVNRGYVLNDMQNAEQAAEDFNRALKLSPNDGVAHLGIAFSYLELRRPKLTLDHAEKARQLMGDSAPTHLAMAGAYRQQQLFGRAADEYRAALKLAPTDQTLHLALADVLFHEHRYNDAADEYKEALAASPEDPFLYAQLANTYAHLRNRELTYQYVSAAEQEGAEDSSVLQATAGALLSLGDRDAALERFQHALDLPDADRFSIRLGLAELFVIDGRFEEARQQLGLGLAEARIGDTQPITAEQFAQAASLLLSMHDFDTSRRLYKAAENAGADARVIAVGVANTYLAEGLTQKAKSQLLALGNPADLQENYDYQLAMANVFRQEGNSAMALSAMSRASALVADDETVRRDELDVAAQAGLPVKGGFNVISDSSFSPIFEDATIYQLDARMFGVSNPSQLPTPRYSYESRSTAYFRAQPEAFPLITGIVEERNARGEVSFPSANTILNRDTYDTTFNSTLNPVLHIGSTKLHLSAGLQFTVRRDKASPTELNQDLFRQFVYLTTSPISNWLEVSGDLIHEAGPFTLQPDSSKDDAAHLRFRVGRPWGKTALITGYGIRDLQLHPSIREYFSTNAYGGIEHTFSRNWKATGLAELIRSWRVQDTTYAIAQAVRPSLEVEYRRNSRWSFDGSFAMTRGFGMHNYDNVEGGFLLSYTKPWRGRDAVLPDTTVDYPLRFSIGVRTQSFYDFGAGAHNTIVPVFRISLF; the protein is encoded by the coding sequence TTGCTTCTGCTCCCCGGCACGCTGATGCTGCTGGTTTCGTTCGCGCATGCGCAGACGGTCGAAATTGACGGACAACGAGTAGAACTGAGCCCGAAAGCTCCCAAGGCATCTGTGCCCCGCTCCGCGTCTCGTTCTAGCGGCGCGAATTCGACTGCCAATACGGTTTTCGGATGGGGATCGAATATCGGCGTAGCCCGAGAGACTCGCGCGGCGGGTCAAGCGCTCAAATCGGGAAATTTTTCCGAAGCACTTTTTTTTGCGCAGCAGGCGGCGAATTCTTCTTCGCGTGATCCCAACTCCTGGTTCCTGTTGGGATATGCAGCGCGGCTTGCCGAACGCACGCAGCTTTCCATTGACGCCTACAATCACGGCCTTCAGCTTCAACCTGGATCTATCGACGGACTTTCCGGTTTGGCGCAGACCTATATCAAAGCCGGCAATACCGAGGAAGCCAAGAGGCTGCTTGTGCGGATTCTAGCTGCCGCTCCCAAGCGGGAGAACGAGCTATTGATGGCCGGCGAATTGTTCCTGCAGTCCGGGGATGGCGAGCAAGCACTTTCTTTTCTGCGGCGCGCGGAGTCAATGCATCAGTCGCCGCGTACCGAAATTCTGACTGCTACCGCATTCATGCGTCTGAAAAAGCCTGATGGCGCGCGCGCCATGCTCGAGCGAGCGAAATCGCATGCGGCGGGCTCACCGGAGGTCGCTCGCGCGTTTGCCGCATACTATCGTGAAGCCAGGAACTATCCCGCTGCCATACAGGCGCTCTCCGCAATTCCAAATAAGAGTGCTGACCTGATCGCCGAACTTGCGTGGACGTACCAACTAAGCGGTGACAACCTAAAATCCGCGCAAACGTACTCTCTCGCTGCCGACGCCGACCCGAAGAACGTTCATTATCAACTGGAAACGGCATCAGCCTGGCTTGCTCTAGACAAAATTGAGACGGCGACTCGTTACTTGGACCGCGTAGCCCGGCTCAATCCCAATCACTACCGCCTCCACGCCATTCGCGCCGAGATTGCGAGAACCCAGGGACGGGATATGGAAGCCATGCACGAGTATGAGCTTGCTCTCGCCAATCTTCCCGAATCGGTGCCGGAAGGCCCCTTATATCCGCTGGAACTGCGGATGAGTCTCGCCAATTTGTACGAGAGCGCGAAGGACGACCCCTCCCGCAAACAGCAAATGGACCTGGCATGGAATTCCATTTTGAAATTGGACATCCAGGGAGCTGATCGCCCCGAGTTTCTGCGGCTGCGTGCGGCCATACAGGCTGGTCGCGGCGAGGCTGCCGGCGCCGAACACGATTACAAGGAGGCACTCGTACTCGCTCCCAAAAATTCCCAAATCCTGCTGGGCTATGCAGCGCTCCTCTGGCGGATTGATCGCAAGACGGATGCTCGGCAAATGTTCGCGGCAGTCCTAAAAGTGGACGGCAAAAACAGATACGCCATGATGTCTCTGGGCTATCTTGCCCGAGATTTCCGAGAGAATCGTGAGGCCGAGCGGTACTTCAATCGAGTGGCATCGCTGTATCCCAAAGATTACGAGCCTTACCTAGCGCTCGGCGATCTCTACGTAGCGGAACGAAAGTATGAAGCTGCAGAGAGCAATTACGAAACCGCGTACAAATTGTCGCCCGGCATGGCGCTCATCGTGGCTGGAGGAGCTAACAACGGAATCGAGTGGCACAGATTGGATCTCGCAGGCGCTTGGCTTAACCGAGCGGTCGGAGCCATGAACGACGAACCCCACGTGATGCGCGAACGTGAGCGCTATCTGACGTGGACGGGCAAGTACGAAGAATCGGCGGCCATCGGCCGCAAAGTGATTCAGTTCCTGCCTAACGATCGCGATGCTGCAGTCTATCTCGGGTATGACCTTTATAACCTCGGGCGTTATGACGAACTGCTGCAGCTCACTTCGAAATACGAAGTCATATTGCCAAAGGAAGCTAATTTCCCTTTGCTTTCAGGGTACGTGAAAAAACACCGCGAACTGCTTCCTCAAGCCATCGACGATTTCACGCGTGCGATGCAGCGCGATCCCCAAATGGTAGAAGCCTATGTGAACCGCGGCTATGTGCTCAACGACATGCAGAATGCCGAACAGGCAGCAGAGGACTTCAATCGTGCGCTGAAGTTATCGCCGAATGATGGCGTAGCCCATTTGGGCATTGCGTTTTCCTATCTCGAGCTGCGACGTCCCAAACTGACACTCGATCACGCCGAAAAAGCGCGCCAGCTAATGGGAGATTCTGCTCCCACACACCTGGCGATGGCGGGGGCTTATCGCCAGCAGCAGCTTTTCGGCAGAGCCGCTGACGAATATCGGGCGGCGCTGAAGCTCGCTCCCACAGATCAGACCCTTCACCTCGCACTCGCCGATGTCCTTTTCCACGAGCATCGTTACAACGACGCGGCGGATGAATACAAGGAAGCGCTGGCTGCGTCCCCTGAGGATCCATTCCTGTACGCGCAGCTTGCCAATACCTACGCGCACCTGCGAAACCGCGAGCTGACGTACCAGTATGTGTCCGCCGCGGAACAGGAAGGTGCGGAAGACTCGTCTGTATTGCAAGCAACAGCCGGAGCTCTACTCTCGCTGGGCGATCGCGATGCTGCTCTCGAGCGCTTTCAACACGCTCTTGATTTACCCGATGCTGATCGCTTCTCGATCCGATTGGGGCTCGCTGAACTCTTCGTGATAGACGGGCGCTTCGAGGAAGCACGCCAGCAACTCGGTCTCGGTTTAGCCGAAGCTCGGATTGGCGACACACAGCCGATCACAGCCGAGCAGTTCGCTCAAGCCGCGAGTCTGCTGCTAAGCATGCATGATTTCGATACTTCGCGCCGCCTCTATAAAGCGGCCGAAAATGCCGGCGCCGACGCTCGCGTCATAGCCGTGGGTGTGGCGAACACGTATCTCGCCGAAGGACTCACACAAAAAGCAAAATCACAGTTGCTGGCGCTCGGCAATCCCGCAGACCTGCAAGAAAACTATGACTATCAGCTGGCCATGGCGAATGTCTTCCGCCAGGAAGGGAACAGCGCGATGGCGCTCTCCGCGATGAGCCGAGCTTCAGCTCTGGTGGCCGATGACGAAACGGTTCGCCGCGATGAATTGGATGTGGCCGCACAAGCGGGACTGCCGGTAAAGGGAGGATTCAACGTAATATCCGATTCGTCATTCTCGCCGATCTTCGAGGATGCAACCATCTATCAGCTTGACGCTCGGATGTTCGGCGTCTCCAATCCCAGTCAGCTCCCAACGCCGCGTTACTCGTACGAGAGTCGCAGTACCGCATACTTTCGCGCGCAACCTGAGGCATTCCCACTGATCACGGGCATTGTCGAAGAGCGAAACGCACGCGGCGAGGTTTCTTTCCCGAGCGCCAACACGATTCTGAATCGCGACACCTACGACACCACCTTCAACTCGACCTTGAATCCAGTGCTGCACATCGGGTCGACAAAACTGCATCTTAGCGCCGGGTTGCAGTTCACCGTTCGCCGGGACAAAGCCTCTCCTACTGAATTAAATCAGGATCTCTTTCGTCAGTTCGTCTATCTGACGACGAGCCCAATTTCCAATTGGCTGGAAGTCAGCGGCGATCTGATTCATGAAGCTGGCCCGTTTACTCTCCAGCCCGATAGTTCCAAGGACGATGCCGCGCATCTGCGCTTCCGTGTTGGCCGGCCATGGGGAAAAACTGCTCTGATTACCGGTTACGGCATACGCGACCTGCAACTTCATCCAAGTATCCGCGAATACTTCTCGACCAATGCATATGGCGGAATTGAACACACATTCAGTAGGAACTGGAAAGCAACCGGCCTCGCGGAACTCATCAGGTCCTGGCGAGTGCAAGACACAACTTACGCAATCGCGCAGGCGGTGCGACCATCGCTGGAAGTGGAATATCGGCGTAACAGCCGTTGGAGTTTTGACGGCTCCTTTGCTATGACGCGCGGGTTTGGAATGCATAACTACGACAATGTCGAAGGCGGATTTCTTCTTTCATATACCAAACCATGGCGTGGGAGAGATGCAGTATTACCGGATACGACAGTGGATTATCCGCTGCGCTTCTCAATCGGAGTTCGCACCCAGAGTTTTTATGACTTTGGAGCAGGAGCGCACAACACGATTGTGCCCGTATTTCGAATCAGTTTGTTTTAG
- a CDS encoding glycosyltransferase family 2 protein — MISVVVPIYNEQETIVALHQAMQEAMNSIGQEWEVVYVNDGSEDNSLFLLRQQQTLDPHVVIVDLSRNWGHQGALSAGLQVARGDAIVTMDGDLQDHPSVIPRMIECWYAGAQVVLAERRSRREAGIKQFLYPLFYKLLGKIADCPIPMNSGIFGLIDRKVADQILSMPERNRYLPGLKTFVGFRTETIYYDRLARHAGVAKYTWKKLLRYAFDAIYSFSCKPLQLALISGTLLLVLASGVGAALLLACFSSTMRTQSWFEYAIVLTVFMFVAGLQLTCTGFVGEYIGRIYDEVRARPLFVINNILRSSSADTPYLVREYAPIAVQKSVMPETATQPSAAAPAASVVTTPAAA, encoded by the coding sequence ATGATCTCTGTTGTCGTTCCTATCTACAACGAGCAAGAGACCATTGTTGCGCTTCACCAGGCCATGCAGGAGGCCATGAATTCCATTGGCCAAGAGTGGGAAGTCGTATATGTGAATGACGGCAGCGAAGATAATTCTCTGTTTTTGCTGCGCCAACAGCAAACTCTCGATCCTCATGTTGTGATCGTAGATCTCTCCCGAAATTGGGGGCATCAGGGAGCACTATCGGCGGGTCTGCAGGTCGCCAGAGGTGATGCGATTGTTACCATGGACGGAGACTTGCAAGACCATCCCTCAGTCATTCCTCGCATGATCGAGTGCTGGTACGCCGGCGCGCAGGTTGTACTCGCTGAGCGGAGATCACGACGAGAGGCTGGAATCAAACAGTTCTTGTATCCGCTGTTCTACAAGCTGCTTGGCAAAATCGCAGATTGCCCAATTCCGATGAACTCAGGCATTTTCGGCCTGATTGATCGCAAGGTAGCCGACCAGATCCTTTCCATGCCGGAGCGCAATCGTTACCTGCCCGGACTGAAGACGTTCGTGGGCTTCCGAACTGAGACGATTTATTACGATCGCCTCGCCCGACACGCTGGAGTTGCGAAATACACATGGAAAAAACTGCTTCGGTACGCCTTCGATGCTATTTACAGCTTCAGCTGTAAGCCTCTGCAGTTAGCGTTGATCAGTGGAACTCTCCTGCTCGTGCTTGCCAGCGGTGTTGGCGCTGCCCTGCTACTCGCATGCTTCTCATCCACCATGCGAACGCAATCGTGGTTTGAGTATGCAATCGTTTTGACGGTCTTCATGTTTGTGGCAGGTCTCCAACTCACCTGCACTGGCTTCGTAGGGGAATACATTGGCAGAATCTATGACGAAGTTCGAGCGCGGCCTCTTTTTGTAATCAACAACATTTTGCGCAGCTCATCGGCCGACACTCCCTATCTTGTGCGGGAATACGCTCCAATAGCTGTCCAGAAATCTGTTATGCCGGAGACCGCGACACAACCGAGCGCCGCTGCTCCGGCTGCGAGCGTTGTTACGACTCCCGCTGCAGCGTAG
- a CDS encoding UDP-glucose/GDP-mannose dehydrogenase family protein codes for MRITVVGSGYVGLVAGACFAEIGHDVILVDNDLGKLAELKNGNVPIHENSLPELITTHSGTRLSFTDDLPAAVSASKAIFIAVGTPPTEDGNADLSYIEQVACGIAGAIDEYKVIVEKSTVPVYTNEWVRRVMVLNGAPHELFDVASNPEFLREGTAVRDFLFPDRIVIGADSPRAQRVLQEIYFPLTSGRYYESPTARLHSGNGNPSPRLIATSAKSAELIKHASNAFLAMKISFVNAVANVCEHVGADIEQVVQGVGSDSRIGKRFLRPGIGYGGSCFPKDISAFQAVAAESGYDFRLLEEVRTINETQRKRFLRKVRRALWNLKGKRLAVLGLAFKGGTDDIRESPAVNIVQSLLREGCTIAAYDPAAMERAKTMLRGAIRFAEDAYDAAHGADALLILTDWEQFAELNLDRLKKELRFPVIIDGRNLYSPDKMGKAGFVYSSIGRPDAFPMTLTHRLSRTAASFYGSGADAVEYAS; via the coding sequence ATGCGCATAACGGTAGTAGGGTCTGGATATGTGGGACTGGTTGCGGGAGCTTGTTTTGCCGAAATTGGGCACGATGTCATCCTGGTCGACAACGATCTCGGCAAACTCGCGGAGCTGAAAAACGGTAATGTTCCGATTCACGAGAACTCGCTTCCAGAGCTGATCACTACTCATTCGGGAACGCGCCTTTCGTTTACCGATGATTTGCCTGCGGCGGTTTCCGCTTCCAAGGCGATTTTTATTGCCGTCGGCACTCCTCCAACCGAGGACGGGAATGCTGATCTTTCCTACATAGAGCAAGTGGCCTGCGGGATCGCCGGCGCTATCGATGAATACAAAGTAATCGTCGAGAAGAGCACCGTGCCGGTTTACACGAATGAATGGGTTCGTCGTGTGATGGTGTTAAACGGTGCTCCTCATGAGCTGTTTGATGTTGCTTCAAATCCGGAATTCCTGCGAGAAGGGACGGCTGTGAGAGATTTCCTGTTCCCCGATCGCATCGTTATCGGCGCTGATTCTCCACGCGCTCAAAGAGTGCTTCAAGAGATCTATTTCCCTCTTACGTCCGGAAGATATTATGAAAGCCCGACGGCGCGGCTCCATTCTGGGAATGGCAACCCATCGCCACGATTGATCGCAACGAGCGCCAAGAGCGCAGAACTGATCAAGCATGCCTCGAATGCATTTCTGGCGATGAAGATCTCATTTGTGAATGCGGTTGCTAACGTTTGCGAGCACGTTGGGGCAGATATCGAACAAGTTGTGCAAGGGGTTGGCAGCGACTCGCGCATTGGAAAACGCTTTTTGCGCCCCGGAATCGGCTACGGCGGCTCGTGCTTCCCGAAAGACATCTCCGCCTTTCAGGCGGTGGCGGCTGAAAGCGGATATGACTTCCGTCTTCTTGAGGAGGTCCGCACCATCAATGAGACTCAGCGGAAGCGTTTTCTACGAAAAGTACGAAGGGCTTTGTGGAATCTGAAAGGCAAGCGTCTCGCAGTTCTCGGCCTGGCGTTCAAGGGCGGAACAGACGACATCCGTGAGTCCCCTGCGGTTAACATTGTCCAATCATTGTTGCGCGAAGGCTGCACGATCGCCGCGTACGACCCAGCCGCAATGGAGCGCGCCAAAACAATGCTGCGTGGGGCGATTCGCTTCGCTGAAGACGCTTACGATGCGGCCCATGGCGCCGACGCCCTGTTGATTCTCACTGATTGGGAGCAATTCGCAGAATTAAACCTGGATCGCTTGAAGAAAGAGCTTCGCTTTCCTGTCATCATTGACGGACGCAATCTCTACTCTCCCGATAAGATGGGTAAGGCCGGATTTGTTTATTCAAGCATTGGCCGACCCGATGCGTTCCCAATGACGCTAACCCATCGTCTCTCAAGGACAGCTGCCTCCTTCTACGGCTCCGGCGCTGATGCAGTTGAGTACGCGAGTTAG